The following proteins are co-located in the Natator depressus isolate rNatDep1 chromosome 4, rNatDep2.hap1, whole genome shotgun sequence genome:
- the LOC141986293 gene encoding alcohol dehydrogenase 1-like, whose protein sequence is MSTSGKVIKCKAAVAWEPKKPFSIEEVEVAPPKAQEVRIKILATGICRSDDHVMSGAFAVPFPIILGHEAAGVVESVGEGVTYVKPGDKVIPLFVPQCGECSSCVSSKGNLCTKNDLGAACGLMNDGTTRFTCKGKQIHQFASTSTFTEYTVVHETSVAKIDAVAPPEKVCLIGCGFSTGYGAALNSAKVERGSTCAVFGLGGVGLSVVMGCKAAGASRIIGVDINKGKFAKAKELGATECINPQDFTKPIEDVLMELTGGNGVDYSFEVIGRTDTMTAALASCHQNYGTSVIVGVPPTASQISYNPMLLFTGRTWKGSVFGGWKSKDSVPKLVADYMGKKFNLDALITHTLPFDKINEGFELLRAGKSIRTVLLIAE, encoded by the exons ATGAGCACTTCGGGCAAA GTCATTAAATGCAAAGCAGCTGTTGCCTGGGAGCCTAAGAAACCATTTTCCATTGAGGAGGTGGAAGTTGCCCCGCCAAAGGCACAAGAAGTTCGCATTAAG ATTTTGGCAACAGGGATCTGTCGCTCGGATGACCATGTTATGAGTGGTGCATTTGCTGTGCCTTTTCCCATTATTCTTGGCCATGAAGCAGCTGGTGTTGTAGAGAGCGTTGGAGAAGGGGTGACTTATGTGAAACCAG GAGACAAAGTCATCCCGCTCTTTGTTCCACAGTGTGGAGAGTGTAGCTCTTGCGTAAGCTCCAAGGGCAATCTGTGCACTAAAAATGA CCTTGGTGCAGCTTGTGGATTAATGaacgatggcaccactaggtttacCTGCAAAGGAAAACAGATTCATCAATTTGCTAGTACAAGCACCTTCACTGAATATACAGTGGTGCACGAGACATCAGTTGCCAAAATTGATGCAGTTGCTCCTCCGGAAAAAGTGTGTCTTATCGGCTGTGGATTTTCCACTGGTTATGGGGCTGCCCTCAATAGTGCCAAG GTGGAACGTGGTTCTACCTGTGCCGTCTTTGGTCTGGGAGGAGTTGGCCTCTCCGTTGTCATGGGCTGTAAAGCCGCTGGTGCTTCCCGGATCATTGGGGTTGACATCAACAAGGGCAAATTTGCCAAGGCTAAAGAGTTAGGAGCCACCGAATGCATCAACCCTCAAGACTTCACAAAGCCCATTGAAGATGTGCTGATGGAGCTGACTGGTGGTAATGGTGTGGACTATTCCTTTGAAGTCATTGGACGCACTGATACCATG ACAGCTGCCCTGGCATCCTGCCACCAGAACTACGGAACGAGTGTGATTGTAGGAGTGCCTCCGACAGCATCACAGATCTCCTACAATCCTATGCTGCTCTTCACTGGCCGCACCTGGAAGGGGTCTGTTTTTGGAG GCTGGAAGAGCAAAGATTCTGTCCCAAAACTAGTTGCAGACtatatggggaaaaaattcaacCTGGATGCCTTAATAACCCACACTTTGCCTTTCGATAAAATCAATGAAGGATTTGAACTACTGCGGGCAGGAAAGAG TATCCGCACTGTCCTACTAATAGCTGAGTAA